One stretch of Bombina bombina isolate aBomBom1 chromosome 7, aBomBom1.pri, whole genome shotgun sequence DNA includes these proteins:
- the LOC128636702 gene encoding olfactory receptor 1496-like, translating into MNLSVCSFVPGGTPEEVTPTQCEEYLLFWYRDSENNVSRNVKNSTLRREFYLKTFLISDEEQLVVIIGVLLMYLLTVFGNLIIAALVCLVPQLHTPMYVFLCSLSVEDIVYVSAILPKLLAMMITGDTSISFSDCITQSFLYVFCINTEFFLLTSMAYDRYVAICIPLHYSLIMTKKMCTILITVSWFAGFLNSFVVSMITSHLTYCNKHEINNFFCDVTIILKLSCSDTNFIINIYIPIDGTIVGFFPFIFIMISYVCIISTILKIRSSSGRLKTFSSCSSHLTVVVLFYGTSLGLNMKPKTENTLEIDKLLSMVYIGMVPMVNPLIYSLRNKEVLKAMRSILKKTK; encoded by the exons ATGAACCTTTCTGTGTGCTCTTTTGTTCCCGGTGGGACTCCTGAGGAAGTGACACCCACACAGTGTGAGGAATACCTGCTGTTCTGGTACAGAGACAGTG AAAATAATGTAAGCAGGAATGTAAAAAACAGCACATTGAGGAGAGAATTCTATCTAAAGACCTTTTTAATTTCTGATGAAGAACAACTTGTGGTTATCATTGGGGTTCTTCTTATGTATCTTCTCACCGTATTTGGAAACCTAATTATTGCCGCACTTGTATGTCTGGTGCCCCAACTTCACACACCGATGTACGTCTTCTTGTGCAGTCTATCAGTTGAGGACATAGTGTATGTATCAGCCATTTTACCAAAGCTGTTGGCTATGATGATCACAGGTGATACCAGCATATCTTTTTCCGACTGTATTACACAGTCATTCTTATATGTATTCTGCATTAATACAGAATTTTTCCTATTGACCTCTATGGCTTATGACCGCTATGTAGCCATTTGTATACCCTTGCACTATTCTCTCATCATGACCAAAAAGATGTGCACTATATTAATTACTGTTTCGTGGTTTGCTGGCTTTCTGAATTCATTTGTTGTATCTATGATAACTTCTCATTTAACATACTGTAATAAACATGAAATTAACAATTTCTTTTGTGATGTAACAATAATACTGAAGCTCTCTTGCAGTGACACCAattttataataaacatttatataccAATAGATGGCACAATTGTTGGTTTCTTTCCATTTATATTTATAATGATTTCCTACGTCTGTATCATATCTACCATCCTGAAGATCCGATCTTCATCAGGAAGACTGAAGACCTTTTCCAGCTGCTCCTCCCATCTCACAGTTGTTGTGCTCTTTTATGGAACTTCTCTCGGCTTGAACATGAAACCAAAGACAGAAAATACTCTGGAAATAGATAAACTGCTATCTATGGTTTACATTGGCATGGTTCCTATGGTCAACCCGCTAATTTATAGCTTGAGAAATAAAGAGGTTTTGAAGGCCATGAGAAGTATtttgaagaaaacaaaataa